In Effusibacillus pohliae DSM 22757, one genomic interval encodes:
- a CDS encoding LCP family protein, translating to MDIRETNQPAQQESIGRRVRAPKRRGKGLRRILLLLAAFLIGLLAYDLIAVMKFLDRANHNHFTPIGNTVSTDKWEGKERVNVLLLGVDNRDKDTAPRSDTMMLVSIDPATGHADLLSIMRDTYVTVPGHGKSKINAAFAIGGPELAVKTVENFLQIPIHYYVVTDFKGFEGVIDAIGGVDMNVEIPMKYVDDGVYDINLKPGQQHLNGREALQYVRYRGDARADFARTERQRKLVKAVLAEMKTPLTLVRFPAMLKQAEPYVQTNMTVSDLTRLSTDLLAIDSASMKSYQIPPDDLLTETYNNLGESILEPDVKAVQKFVREALGNSGGSSVHAGSGLSTNASAAGGDAANSGGSMGTNAAAGSGTGGKKTGQRTATVTDPVNVRQGPGTNHAVIASASPGEEVTVLGEEGGWYNVKLRNGTVGYIFGQYLTLNQ from the coding sequence ATGGATATTCGGGAGACCAATCAACCTGCACAACAAGAGTCAATCGGCCGCCGGGTGCGCGCTCCAAAACGGCGCGGCAAGGGACTTCGCAGAATTTTGCTGTTGCTGGCCGCGTTTCTGATCGGCTTGCTTGCCTACGACCTGATTGCGGTGATGAAGTTTTTGGATCGGGCCAACCACAATCATTTCACACCGATTGGCAACACGGTATCCACCGACAAATGGGAAGGCAAGGAACGGGTGAACGTCCTGCTGCTTGGGGTGGACAACCGCGACAAGGATACGGCGCCGCGGTCCGACACGATGATGCTGGTGTCGATCGATCCGGCAACCGGTCATGCCGATCTGCTGTCGATCATGCGGGATACGTACGTCACCGTTCCGGGGCACGGAAAAAGTAAAATCAACGCGGCGTTCGCCATCGGCGGGCCGGAGCTGGCTGTGAAAACGGTGGAAAACTTTTTGCAGATTCCAATCCATTACTATGTGGTGACCGATTTTAAAGGATTTGAGGGAGTGATCGACGCGATCGGCGGCGTTGACATGAACGTTGAGATTCCGATGAAGTATGTGGATGACGGCGTGTACGACATCAACCTAAAACCGGGCCAGCAGCATCTGAACGGACGTGAGGCCCTGCAATACGTGCGGTATCGGGGAGATGCGAGGGCCGACTTTGCCCGGACCGAACGGCAGCGCAAGCTGGTGAAAGCGGTGTTGGCCGAGATGAAGACGCCGCTCACTTTGGTACGCTTTCCCGCTATGTTGAAACAGGCGGAACCTTATGTGCAGACGAACATGACGGTGAGCGACCTGACTCGCTTGTCCACCGACCTGCTGGCGATCGATTCGGCATCGATGAAAAGCTATCAGATCCCGCCGGACGACCTGTTGACGGAAACGTACAACAATCTCGGTGAGTCGATTCTCGAACCGGATGTGAAAGCGGTGCAAAAATTTGTGCGGGAAGCTTTGGGGAACAGCGGCGGCTCATCCGTCCATGCGGGCTCCGGCTTGTCGACCAACGCTTCCGCCGCTGGCGGAGATGCGGCGAATTCCGGTGGCAGCATGGGGACGAATGCGGCGGCCGGTTCCGGCACAGGCGGCAAAAAAACGGGCCAGCGGACGGCGACTGTGACCGATCCGGTCAACGTTCGCCAGGGGCCTGGCACGAATCATGCGGTGATCGCCTCCGCCTCACCTGGTGAAGAGGTCACTGTGCTGGGCGAAGAGGGCGGCTGGTACAACGTCAAGCTGCGCAATGGAACGGTCGGCTACATTTTTGGGCAGTACTTGACACTGAATCAATAG